In Rhodamnia argentea isolate NSW1041297 chromosome 4, ASM2092103v1, whole genome shotgun sequence, the following proteins share a genomic window:
- the LOC115743444 gene encoding protein TIFY 8 — protein MAVSVKMAHTNKPHIAGNGNGNGSGSGITNSEAPLQQQQQEVKPMFHDFLGMKIPDSQAAAAAAAGRGGEARLSEAASPAASLSAGASSGGGRGPISTTSDLGSERQVSNHFEGVPYYVPRSDGEISRRLAGSKRSTSDSAFIGSTREAMTQLGPDSNENLHLMKILRNGAGGERPRRSNEEEVFLGVQPLRQSSGSLILHPGSSSRNEATVSKWERPMPMNLGPAVQFPPRGGQYVPFVHNVPPNRFREVHPSPPVLSQSAADEGSRTGIKGPGILSSMNASTSTEKNLSAMLPSGIRAKTATLSTEPESFNPPSQPGLTSENRQMTIFYCGQAHVFDDVHPNKADVIMALAGSNGGSWSTTYSPKSGTRPTNESNVLTGENKASVAFSRDLHGKLPATADSSHGSGSGNRILNPSGGPRGHLIVKDTRKPLQVAERIPEEKVDP, from the exons ATGGCCGTATCGGTGAAAATGGCACATACCAACAAACCCCACATTGCCGGCAACGGCAACGGCAACGGCAGCGGCAGTGGCATCACCAACAGCGAAGCCCcactgcagcagcagcagcaggaggTGAAGCCCATGTTCCATGACTTCCTCGGCATGAAGATACCCGATTCTcaggccgccgccgccgccgccgccggacgCGGTGGAGAGGCCCGCCTTTCGGAGGCGGCGTCGCCGGCCGCCTCCTTGTCAGCCGGGGCCTCCTCCGGTGGCGGGCGAGGGCCTATCTCCACCACCTCCGATCTGGGGTCCG AAAGACAGGTTAGTAATCATTTTGAGGGTGTTCCCTACTATGTTCCGAGGAGTGACGGCGAAATAAGTCGCAGATTAGCAGGGAGTAAACGAAGCACGTCGGACTCTGCCTTCATCGGTTCAACCAGAGAAGCAATGACTCAGCTAGGACCCGATTCGAATGAGAACTTACATTTAATGAAG ATTCTTCGAAATGGGGCAGGAGGAGAGAGGCCTAGAAGGTCGAATGAAGAGGAGGTTTTTCTGGGTGTGCAGCCGCTAAGGCAATCTTCTGGCTCGCTCATATTGCACCCGGGTTCTAGCAGTAGAAATGAGGCGACTGTTTCCAAATGGGAGCGGCCCATGCCCATGAATTTGGGCCCTGCTGTTCAGTTTCCTCCAAGAGGAGGTCAATACGTTCCTTTTGTTCACAATGTGCCTCCAAACAGATTCAGGGAAGTCCACCCAAGCCCTCCAGTTCTCTCGCAATCGGCTGCTGATGAAGGGTCTAGAACTGGGATCAAAGGCCCTGGAATTTTGAGCTCAATGAATGCCAGTACCAGCACCGAGAAGAACTTGTCTGCGATGCTTCCCAGTGGCATCAGGGCAAAGACTGCAACACTAAGTACAGAGCCAGAGTCTTTCAATCCCCCGAG TCAACCTGGATTGACATCAGAAAATCGGCAAATGACTATATTCTATTGTGGCCAAGCTCATGTTTTTGATGATGTCCACCCAAACAAG GCAGATGTCATAATGGCTTTGGCCGGATCAAATGGAGGATCATGGTCAACAACGTACTCGCCAAAATCCGGCACAAGGCCAACTAATGAAAGCAATGTTCTCACTGGAGAAAATAAAGCAAGCGTGGCATTTTCGCGCGACCTTCACGGGAAGTTGCCTGCCACTGCCGACTCTAGTCACGGCAGTGGATCAGGCAACCGGATCTTAAACCCTTCAG GTGGCCCTAGAGGACACCTGATAGTTAAGGACACGAGAAAACCGCTTCAAGTGGCAGAACGCATCCCCGAAGAGAAAGTCGATCCATGA